The Bicyclus anynana chromosome Z, ilBicAnyn1.1, whole genome shotgun sequence genome window below encodes:
- the LOC112049745 gene encoding protein-L-isoaspartate O-methyltransferase domain-containing protein 2, translating into MSQFHTPAPSPTDGLNKFLAIKIHRIKMAFLNNRGLSENNNEIIDKLKDFIRTSEVERVFRAVDRTEYVTPGYEVEIHVVSDWKNGLLHLSAPHIYCEVMEFLELKPGLSFLNIGSGTGYLSTMAGLILGSSGINHGVEVHPSVVEYALKKICQFYESSTELDSSDFCEPKFYQGNALCINPLESAYDRVYCGAACPPDYEDYFKSLVKVGGILVIPLNGKLQQLRRAGPQSWTSRIFRNVKWATLCVPSAEEAASPITLDELVPVRLKYLARAAVRTAMRGGVQRRQLEGRQLEEGRQLEPPPAPSADASESKRSTSRSRSTSSSHSSCSSRSSSSSSSTSSSRSTSSSRSSSPFYRRRIDTPTRQRKIEHDKAGALRLHHSCLMKRAVHELPLPYELKKFVNLGRSLED; encoded by the exons ATGTCACAATTCCATACTCCAGCTCCAAGTCCAACTGACGgactaaataaatttttggcgATAAAAATTCATAGAATAAAAATGGCATTCCTTAATAATAGAGGTTTAAGTgaaaataacaatgaaattaTTGACAAACTAAAGGACTTCATACGCACGTCAGAAGTGGAGAGAGTGTTTCGTGCAGTAGATCGCACGGAGTATGTGACTCCAGGGTATGAGGTGGAAATCCACGTGGTCTCGGACTGGAAGAATGGGCTGCTGCATCTATCGGCGCCACATATTTATTG TGAGGTGATGGAGTTCCTAGAGCTGAAGCCGGGCCTCTCGTTCTTGAACATTGGATCAGGTACCGGGTACCTCAGCACGATGGCTGGGCTGATACTGGGTTCTTCAGGAATAAATCACGGGGTGGAGGTGCATCCATCTGTTGTCGAGTATGCCTTGAAGAAAATATGCCAGTTCTATGAAAGCTCCACTGAACTGGATTCATCTGACTTTTGCGAGCCCAAGTTTTATCAAG GTAATGCGCTGTGCATAAACCCTCTGGAATCGGCCTATGATCGGGTGTACTGTGGTGCTGCTTGCCCACCCGactatgaagattattttaaGAGCCTCGTCAAA GTGGGAGGCATACTGGTGATACCGTTAAACGGCAAGCTGCAGCAATTGCGGCGTGCGGGGCCGCAGAGCTGGACCTCGCGCATCTTTCGTAACGTCAAATGGGCCACGCTGTGCGTCCCCAGCGCGGAGGAGGCCGCCAGCCCCATCACACTGG ATGAGCTGGTGCCAGTCCGGCTGAAGTACCTGGCGCGCGCGGCGGTGCGCACGGCGATGCGCGGCGGAGTGCAGCGGCGCCAGCTCGAGGGGCGCCAGCTCGAGGAGGGGCGCCAGCTCGAGCCGCCACCCGCGCCGTCCGCGGACGCCTCGG aaaGCAAGCGCTCCACTTCCCGCTCGCGCTCCACCTCCAGCTCGCACTCCTCCTGCAGCTCGCGCTCCTCCTCCAGCTCGAGCTCCACGTCCAGCTCGCGCTCCACTTCCAGCTCGCGGTCCAGCTCCCCGTTCTATCGACGGAGGATAGATACCCCGACTAGGCAGAGGAAGATCGAGCACGATAAGGCAGGAGCGCTTCGCTTGCACCACTCCTGCCTCATGAAGCGAGCCGTGCACGAGCTGCCGCTGCCTTACGAACTTAAGAA GTTCGTGAATCTGGGGCGCTCCTTGGAGGACTAG
- the LOC112049746 gene encoding endoplasmic reticulum mannosyl-oligosaccharide 1,2-alpha-mannosidase, with translation MYDSKVDTRIDLDSQLPPAPQTKLEQWMSSNEDKALQLEQFISHRKIIRRWNRLSRFQRSLAYGLLIVGLTIAILLYTSKASNSEDKPKKQVEQDSLKNSSLVMESAINAVLIKKTVMDSDMFERPIFTGPSNARQFAVVESFKHAWKGYKEHAWGHDNLKPVSGMPYDWFSLGLTIVDGLDTAYIMGLNEEYEEGRQWISTELTFTKNKDVNFFEVTIRVLGALLTNYHFTQDSMFLEKAKDLGERLMGAFSSPSGVPYSDVNLGTRAAHSPEWSHYSTTAEVTTVQLEFRELSRATDNPMFEDAAAAVSEKIHQLPKKHGLVPIFINPNTGTFLPHATITLGARGDSYYEYLLKQWIQTGKTVNYLLDDYLSAIEGVREYLAKRSSPNKRLFIGEFSTGSETFNPKMDHLTCFLPGTLALGHFNGLPDWHMVMAEELLYTCYLTYAAHPTFLAPEITHFNMASPTEDMYTKTADAHSLLRPEFLESLWYMYQITGNSTYQEWGWQIYQALEKYARVEHGYSSLNNVKSEKPIPRDMMESFFLSETLKYLYLLFADDRYIVDLNKYVINSEAHPLPIHKPPTNGVGF, from the exons ATGTATGACTCAAAAGTGGACACCAGGATTGATCTCGACAGTCAGTTGCCACCAGCACCACAGACTAAATTAGAACAATGGATGAGCAGTAATGAAGACAAGGCGCTCCAACTCGAGCAGTTTATATCACACAGGAAAATTATAAGA CGATGGAACCGGCTGTCCAGATTTCAGAGATCGTTGGCGTACGGGCTGTTGATTGTTGGACTCACTATAGCTATTCTGCTGTATACTTCGAAGGCTAGTAACTCCGAAGATAAACCTAAGAAACAAGTGGAACAG GATTCTCTGAAGAATTCATCTCTAGTCATGGAGTCGGCTATTAATGCTGTGCTCATTAAGAAGACTGTAATGGACAGTGATATGTTTGAAAGGCCTATTTTTACCG GTCCAAGCAACGCTCGCCAGTTCGCTGTGGTGGAGTCGTTCAAGCACGCGTGGAAGGGGTACAAGGAGCACGCGTGGGGCCACGACAACCTCAAGCCCGTGTCCGGGATGCCCTACGACTGGTTCTCCCTGGGGTTGACCATCGTCGACGGCCTGGACACCGCCTACATCATGGGACTCAATGAAG AATATGAAGAGGGCAGGCAATGGATCAGCACTGAGTTGACGTTCACAAAGAACAAAGACGTCAACTTCTTCGAGGTGACCATCCGTGTGTTGGGCGCGTTGCTGACCAATTATCATTTCACACAGGACTCCATGTTCCTTGAGAAGGCG AAGGACCTCGGAGAGCGGCTGATGGGCGCGTTCTCGTCGCCGTCGGGCGTCCCGTACTCGGACGTGAACCTCGGCACGCGCGCGGCGCACTCGCCCGAGTGGTCGCACTACAGCACCACGGCCGAGGTCACCACTGTCCAGCTGGAGTTCCGCGAGCTCTCCCGGGCCACCGACAACCCGATGTTCGAG gacgcggcggcggcggtgTCGGAGAAGATCCACCAGCTGCCGAAGAAGCACGGCCTGGTGCCGATATTCATAAACCCGAACACGGGCACTTTCCTCCCGCACGCCACCATCACGCTCGGCGCGCGCGGCGACAGCTACTACGAGTACCTGCTCAAACAGTGGATCCAGACCGGCAAGACCGTCAACTA TTTATTGGATGACTATCTTTCCGCTATAGAAGGCGTGCGAGAATATTTGGCAAAGCGCTCTTCGCCCAACAAACGACTGTTCATCGGTGAATTCTCTACGGGCTCCGAG acgTTCAACCCAAAGATGGATCACTTGACTTGCTTCCTACCGGGAACGCTGGCGTTGGGCCACTTCAACGGTCTGCCGGACTGGCACATGGTGATGGCGGAGGAGCTCCTCTACACGTGCTACCTCACCTACGCCGCGCACCCGACTTTCCTTGCGCCCGAGATCACCCACTTCAACATG GCTAGCCCGACGGAAGACATGTACACGAAGACGGCCGACGCGCACAGTCTGCTGAGGCCGGAGTTCCTCGAAAGCCTGTGGTACATGTACCAGATCACCGGCAACAGCACCTACCAGGAGTGGGGCTGGCAGATATATCAG GCACTAGAGAAGTACGCTCGCGTGGAGCACGGCTACTCGTCGCTCAACAACGTCAAGTCTGAGAAGCCCATACCGAGGGACATGATGGAGTCGTTCTTCCTCTCCGAGACACTCAAGTACTTGTACCTACTGTTCGCCGACGATCGCTACATCGTCGACCTCAACAAGTACGTCATCAACTCGGAGGCGCACCCTCTGCCCATACACAAGCCGCCTACCAACGGGGTGGGGTTCTAA